From the genome of Methanobrevibacter thaueri:
GGAGGACTTAACTGGGCTTATGGAATCATTACCCAACTTGAAAAGGAATACGGTGCAAAAATCAGGAAAAATCCCTCTGAAAAGGCAACTGCAATTCAAAAACAGGCTTATGGAAGGATTGCATCTGTTGTGGGCAAAATCAAAAAGGACCTTGACTTTTTGGATTTTGCAAAGCAAAACCTTAGAAACATGCCTACAATCGACTTTGAAGCAACCACAATAGTGATTGCCGGTTTTCCGAATGTGGGAAAATCAACCCTATTAAGGCAAATCACAGAAGCTGAACCTCAAGTTGCCAACTACCCATTTACCACAAAGGGTATCCAAATCGGCCACACCGAAATGCATTGGAAGCATATCCAGATTATCGACACCCCGGGGCTTTTGGACAGACCTATTCTGGAAATGAACGATATTGAGATGAATGCGATTGTTGCCCTTGAACATCTGGCAGATGCGATTCTGTTTATCTTCGATGCGTCTGAAACCTGTGGATTCCATTTAGATAACCAATACAACCTTCTAAAACAAATTGAAAAGATATTTTCAGACGTCCCTGTAATCTATCTATTCAACAAAATGGATCTTGTTGAAGATGCAGAATACCTTAACCAATATATTGACGATGAAGAGAATTCAATATTCATCTCTGCCATCGAAGGGGAAGGCATTGATAAAATCAATAAGAAAATTAACAGAATCAAAAAAATCGAAAGGAATTTCGATGAAGAAGACGATGAATATTACTAATCCAAAATGAGTATGCGATTCAAGTCGCATACTTGCCAAAACCATTGCCACATCATTATCAGATATTACGGAACCTAAATATTACACTATAGATTATAAGCGATGTTATAACTACTTTTTTTAAAAAAAACAAGTATTATTCTATTTTTATACTATTAAAAAAAAAAGAGAAAATGGCTTAAAATATTAAGCTATATCAGAATATAATAATCCAACAGCCCTTTGAGCAAATAGCACGAGGTATGGACTTACGAAAACTGAAAGAATTGATAATATAGGCACATAGCTGAAAATAGCTGATAGAACCATATTAATAACTGCAGAAACTATAATGACCAATAGGATTACCGCTATTACCTTGATTACCCCAATTCTTCCTATGTCTTTTGCCGCTTCAAAAACGTTTAAAGCTTCACATAGGCTATCAGTATTTGCCAATCTAGCTTCAGCCATGGTCTGAAGGAATGAAAAGATTACAAATAAAACTACAGCTGCAGTGAGAGTGGTGGCTAGAGAAACCGCCAAACCAGCAACTGCTTGAGATAATGCATCAGTTGCAATGGAAGCGGAAGCTCCAGTGTAAACATTTACAGCCTGTGAAGAGATTTCTGTAGCAACTGCCATGATGTTGCCAGTGATATTTGTCATATATCCTACAATCGCAACAAGGAAAGCAGGAATTATAAAGTAAACTATTGAGACAATGAATCCGTTAAAACCTGTGATAAAATTATCCCACCATACAAACTCCGGAACCTCATCTTCAAGTTCAATACCTGATTTAATAACGCTGATGGAATAACCTGACATCACCCATCCGATTAGCATTGCAACGATGGCGGCAAGTCCTCCCCATAAGAAGAATTCAGCGTTAAGAACCCCTAAAATATATAACAATATTCCTACTGTACCAAATACGCTTGCAAATATTGTCAATAGGACAAAGATAAAGAAGGTTCTCAAGTCTGTAGATGGAAATACTAAAGCATCTTTAATTATTTCTATTATTTCCATATTAACACCATTTAAAATATTTTAAAACTCTATTAAGAGACGGTAATTATTTATTTAAGAATAAATATTTAACTTTATGGTACAAATTCTCCGGTACCACAAGTCGAAAAAGCTCAATGAAAAATATTGTTAATTCCACAATTGAAGCAAATATGATTTACTTAAGTTTAAGACTTAAACACTCGAATTTCCATCCGCAAATATATGTCATTACTCTTCTAATTCATATATTAGTCCTTTTTCTTCAATGTATTTGACTAATTTAGGAGTATATTTCTTCAATATTGGAATTTTGTTCATATACTGACTAAAAAAGTCTATGTCACGTTTTGTTAAAACTTTTAACATTATTAAAGATACGATATAGAGAAAACTGCCAATTATGATTCCTATGACTAAACCGATTAAGGTCTTAGGAATTACATAACAGACTGCCATTAAAATTAAATTGCAAATCAATACTAGCAATATATTTTTCCAAGGAATTGATATTTTGGTAGTCTTAATCACAAATAGCATTATAACAATCATTAATATACATGTGGTTATTGTTGTAGCTATGGCGGCACCTACAATGCCCATCATTTGAACAAAAATTGCATTCAATACAATATTTAATACAGTGCC
Proteins encoded in this window:
- a CDS encoding NOG1 family protein, translated to MMIPTIPTPDELLDKGFSRGKKQADLLRSQKIPKHLKGKRIEERRVVTSCQVIKDKLKSIIDAVPEIESLHPFYQDYIDITVGVDDMKQALGGLNWAYGIITQLEKEYGAKIRKNPSEKATAIQKQAYGRIASVVGKIKKDLDFLDFAKQNLRNMPTIDFEATTIVIAGFPNVGKSTLLRQITEAEPQVANYPFTTKGIQIGHTEMHWKHIQIIDTPGLLDRPILEMNDIEMNAIVALEHLADAILFIFDASETCGFHLDNQYNLLKQIEKIFSDVPVIYLFNKMDLVEDAEYLNQYIDDEENSIFISAIEGEGIDKINKKINRIKKIERNFDEEDDEYY
- a CDS encoding DUF4013 domain-containing protein gives rise to the protein MEIIEIIKDALVFPSTDLRTFFIFVLLTIFASVFGTVGILLYILGVLNAEFFLWGGLAAIVAMLIGWVMSGYSISVIKSGIELEDEVPEFVWWDNFITGFNGFIVSIVYFIIPAFLVAIVGYMTNITGNIMAVATEISSQAVNVYTGASASIATDALSQAVAGLAVSLATTLTAAVVLFVIFSFLQTMAEARLANTDSLCEALNVFEAAKDIGRIGVIKVIAVILLVIIVSAVINMVLSAIFSYVPILSILSVFVSPYLVLFAQRAVGLLYSDIA